In the Clostridium gelidum genome, TGGAAACAAATATTGTTACCAAACAAAAAGATGAAGTCAAGATAAAAAAACCAAAAAACTATAAAGTTGTTATGTATAATGATGATTATACTACAATGGAATTTGTTATTAATATATTAGTGAACGTGTTTAATAAAAAGCTTGTAGAAGCTGAAAAAATAATGATAGATGTACATAAAAGAGGTAAGGGCGTAGCGGGGATATATAGCTATGATATTGCAATTACAAAGGTTTCAACTGCAATGTCTATGGCAAAGGAAGATGGATTTCCATTTAAGCTTACAGTGGAGGAGGCGTAGAAAAATGAAGATTACTAACGAAGTTAATGTAATACTACTTAAGGCATATGAAGAAGCAAAAGGAAAAAATAGCGAATATATTACTCCAGAACATCTTTTATATGCAGCAACGTTTGATGAAAATGTAGAATATGCAATTAAAGAATGTGGTGGTAGTTTAGAAAATTTAAGGTATAACTTAAATACATATATAAGAACATATATAAATAAAATTGCTCAAGGAGAGCCTCAAGAAAGTATTGAATTTCAACAAATTATTCTAAATGCTAATGAACAAATTAGAAATAGCGGGAAAGAGGCTATTGATGTAGATCATATAATTTCTGCAATTTATAATTTAGAAAATAGTTATGCACGCTATTATTTAGAACAAGAAGGTGCAACAAGAAGAGAATTATTATATTCTCTATGTCATAGTTTAACAGAAGTCAATCAAAATTCTAACGAAGATGAAATGAAAAATAATTTTGGTGAAGATATTGAAGGATCCATAGATCAAGAAAGTCAAGAACAAGCTAAGAAGAAAAAAGAAGATGCTTTCCTTAATAAATTCACAACAAATCTTATTGAAAAAGCTAGGGAAGAAAATAGTGATCCTTTAATAGGAAGAAAAGATATTCTAGATAGAAGTATTCAAATACTTTGCAGAAGAATAAAAAATAATCCTATTCATGTTGGTGAATCAGGCGTTGGAAAGACAGCTATTACTTTAGGACTTGCAAGACTTATAAGTGAGAATAAGGTGCCAGAAAAACTAAAAGAAAGCTCTATATTTTCTTTAGATATAGGAGCAGTAATTGCGGGAACTAAATATAGAGGGGATTTTGAGGAAAGAATAAAAAGAATTTTGGATTTGATTGGAAAAAAACATAAACCAATAGTTTATATAGATGAGATTCATAGCATAGTTGGTGCTGGATCATTAAATGGCGGAGCTTTGGATGCATCTAATTTATTAAAGCCTTATCTTACAGAAGGAAAAATAAGATTTATTGGAGCAACTACTTTTGATGAATATAAAAAATTCTTTGAAAAAGATAAAGCACTAAGTAGAAGGTTTCAAACAATAGATGTAAAAGAACCTTCTATTAAAGAAGCAATAGAAATCCTTAATGGACTCAAGAATAATTATGAAGAATATCATAATGTTAGTTATACAGATGAAGCCATAAGTGATGCTGTAATTTTAAGTGATAAGTATATTAATGATAAATTTTTGCCAGATAAAGCTGTAGATATTATAGATGAAGCTGGAGCTTATGCTCGTATGAACAATGAGGACTTAGAAGAAAAAATCATAATTGATAGAAAGATTATTGAGGAAATAATTTCAAAGGTATGCAGTATTCCAAAGCAAACTGTCGAAAGCAGTGAGATAAGTTCTTTAAAATACTTAGAAGCTAGTTTAAAGGAAAATATTTTTTCTCAAGATAAAGCAATTGAAGAAGTTGTAAGATGTATAAAGATGTCTAGATCTGGACTTAACGAGGATGATAAACCAGTAGCGTCTATGCTATTTGTTGGACCCACTGGAGTTGGAAAAACTGAAATTGCAAGATGCCTTTCTAAAAAACTTGGCATAGAGCTAATTAGATTTGATATGAGTGAATATGCTGAAAAGCATGCAGCTTCAAAACTTATAGGATCACCTCCGGGCTATGTTGGTTATGAAGAGGGTGGATTACTTACAGATGCTATAAGAAAAACTCCACATTGTGTATTATTGCTAGATGAAATAGAAAAGGCACATGAAGATATTTTAAATGTATTACTTCAAGTTATGGATTATGCAACACTTACTGACAATAAAGGTAGGAAAGCAGATTTTAGAAATGCAATAATAATAATGACTTCTAATGCAGGGGCAAGAAATATAGGCAAAAAGCTTATAGGTTTTGGAGAGCGTCAGGTTAAAGGCGAAGCTATAATGGAGGAGGTAAAGAAATTCTTTACACCTGAATTTAGAAATAGATTGGATAAAACAATCGTATTTAATGCTATGAATGACACTATGGCAATAAACATTGCTAAAAAGCAATTAAATGACTTTAAAACTAAACTAGCTACTAAGAATATTGAAATTGAGTTCAGCGTGGAATGTGCGAGTTTTATTGCAAAAACAGGTATATCAGAAGAATTTGGAGCTAGAGAAATTTCTAGAATTATAGCTTCAAAAATAAAGCCATTATTAGTTGATGAAATTTTATTTGGGAAATTAAGTGGTGGTGGAAATTGTACTGTTGATTTAATAGATGAAAATTTTCGATTAAAAATTAATTGAATAAAATTTTTTGATTAAGAAATAATATATAAATGACAGGGAGAAATCTCGAAACTAAAAGAGGAGGTGAACTATTGCAAAGTTATTATATAACTTTGGCAATGGAAGATTAAAATGGAAGATAAGAAACTAATATGCAGAGACTGTGGAGATGAATTTATTTTCACAGAAGGAGAACAAGAATTCTATAAAGAAAAGGGTTTTGAAAATGAACCAACTAGATGTGCTGATTGTAGAAGAGCTAAAAAGCAACAAAACAACAGATGATAATCAATAATAAACTTTGTTGATTTATCAAAGAGCCATGAGAACAAATCTTATGGCTCTTATTAAATATGTGTTAAAAAAATCCTAAAGGAAGTTATCTTTAATTATACAGTGCAAAACTGCACATAATTAATTGAAACATAGATATACAATAAAAAATATAAAAATTCTATTGGATTTTTTATATTTTTGAGAGTATAATATAAAGAAAGATTTGAATAAAGGATAAAAGAGAAATTATTTATCTGATGTTTTTACTCTGAGAATTTAATATTTGTAATGTACATTAAAATGAATTAGATTCAAAAATTATATGTTAAAGATTTTGATGAGGAATAGTATATTAAGTAAACTTTTTAGAGAGCTAGAGCTTGGTGGAATCTAGTAAGTAAGCTTTATAGAAGCAGCCTTTGAATTTTATAACTGAAAAATATAAATTATAAGTCTTAAATATAAATTTCTAAATGATTAGCTATTTTTATTTAAGTGATGATTTTTAATTAGGTTATAACGTGATCCTCATGTTATAGGGGTGGAGTATTATATTGTACTCTAACTGAGTGAACAATAATTATATTGTTTATTAGGGTGGTACCGCGAAGTAGTTCCTTCGTCCCTTGTTTGGGATGGGAGCTTTTTTTATACTTAAAAATAAGGAGGTCATTGTAAATGGAGGAAATACTTGAGATTTTAGAAAAAAATAGTAGGTATACTGATGAACAAATTGCTGTTATGGTAGGTAAGACAACTGAAGAAGTTAGAGATGCAATTAGAGATTATGAAGAAAAGAGCATCATAGCTGGTTATACAACTCTTATAAACTGGGAAAATACAGGAAGTGAAACAGTTACAGCGTTAATTGAAGTTAAGATAACACCTCAAAGAGGTGAGGGCTTTGATAAGGTTGCAGAGAGAATATATAAGTTTTCTCAAGTAAAGGCGTGTTATTTAATGTCTGGAGGATTTGATTTAACAGTTATTGTTGAAGGAAAGACTATGAAGCAAGTAGCACTTTTTGTATCTGAAAAACTTGCAGTGCAAGAATATGTATTAAGTACTGGTACTCATTTTGTATTAAAAAAATATAAAGACCATGGCACAATATTTAAAGAAAAGAAATTAGATGATAGGGAGGCAATATTTATATGATACTAGAGAGTATGATTAAAGAGTATGTTAAAGATATGCCCCCATCAGGGATACGAAAGTATTTTGATATAATAAATGAAATGGATGATGTAATTTCTCTTGGAGTTGGAGAACCAGATTTTGTTACTCCTTGGAATGTAAGAGAAGCTGGGATTTATTCATTAGAACAGGGACATACACATTATTCTTCAAATGCAGGAATGATTGAATTACGTACTGAAATAGCAAAGTATCTTCATAGGAGATTTGATCTTAATTATAATCCAGAGGATGAAATATTGGTTACTGTTGGAGGAAGTGAAGGAATTGATATAGTACTTAGAGCCTTAGTTGGACCTGGAGATGAAGTTATAGTTCCAGAACCAAGTTTTGTTGCGTATAAAGGATGTACAGCTTTTACTGGAGCTACTGCTAAAGTGTTAGATCTTAAAGCAAAAGATGAATTTAAGCTTACACCAGAAGCGTTAGAAGCAGCCATTACGAAAAATACAAAGGTAGTTATAATACCTTTTCCTAATAATCCAACAGGCGCAATAATGACAAGAGATGAACTTGTTGGAATAGTAGAAGTTTTAAAAGATAAAAATATAATTGTAATTTCTGATGAAATATATTCAGAACTTTGTTATGGAGAAAAGCATGTTTCAATAGCATCTTTTCCAGAGATGAGAGATAAAACTTTAGTTATAAATGGATTCTCTAAATCTTATGCAATGACAGGATGGAGACTTGGATACTTATGTGGCCATCCTACATTAATAAGCCAAATGAAGAAAATTCATCAATATGCAATTATGAGTGCACCAACAACAGCTCAATATGCAGCTATTGAAGCCTTGAAAAAAGGAGATGATAGTGTACAAGAGATGTGTAGAGAATATAATAGAAGAAGACGAGTTTTATTAGATGGATTTAAAAAAATCGGATTAGATTGTTTTGAACCACTTGGAGCATTTTATATATTCCCAAGTATTAAATCTACAGGAATAACTTCAGATGAGTTCTGTGAACAATTACTTATAAGTGAAAAAGTTTTAGTTGTTCCAGGTAATGCCTTTGGTGATTGTGGAGAAGGTTTTATAAGAGTTTGTTATGCTTCTTCTATGGATGATATTATTGAAGCGTTGAAAAGAATAGAAAGATTTGTTAATAACTTAAAATAAAGTTAATATTAGAAGAATTTATGCACATAAAGAGGACGTGTACCTTCAATGGTTACAATCTTCAGAAACCA is a window encoding:
- a CDS encoding ATP-dependent Clp protease adaptor ClpS; this translates as METNIVTKQKDEVKIKKPKNYKVVMYNDDYTTMEFVINILVNVFNKKLVEAEKIMIDVHKRGKGVAGIYSYDIAITKVSTAMSMAKEDGFPFKLTVEEA
- the clpA gene encoding ATP-dependent Clp protease ATP-binding subunit ClpA, encoding MKITNEVNVILLKAYEEAKGKNSEYITPEHLLYAATFDENVEYAIKECGGSLENLRYNLNTYIRTYINKIAQGEPQESIEFQQIILNANEQIRNSGKEAIDVDHIISAIYNLENSYARYYLEQEGATRRELLYSLCHSLTEVNQNSNEDEMKNNFGEDIEGSIDQESQEQAKKKKEDAFLNKFTTNLIEKAREENSDPLIGRKDILDRSIQILCRRIKNNPIHVGESGVGKTAITLGLARLISENKVPEKLKESSIFSLDIGAVIAGTKYRGDFEERIKRILDLIGKKHKPIVYIDEIHSIVGAGSLNGGALDASNLLKPYLTEGKIRFIGATTFDEYKKFFEKDKALSRRFQTIDVKEPSIKEAIEILNGLKNNYEEYHNVSYTDEAISDAVILSDKYINDKFLPDKAVDIIDEAGAYARMNNEDLEEKIIIDRKIIEEIISKVCSIPKQTVESSEISSLKYLEASLKENIFSQDKAIEEVVRCIKMSRSGLNEDDKPVASMLFVGPTGVGKTEIARCLSKKLGIELIRFDMSEYAEKHAASKLIGSPPGYVGYEEGGLLTDAIRKTPHCVLLLDEIEKAHEDILNVLLQVMDYATLTDNKGRKADFRNAIIIMTSNAGARNIGKKLIGFGERQVKGEAIMEEVKKFFTPEFRNRLDKTIVFNAMNDTMAINIAKKQLNDFKTKLATKNIEIEFSVECASFIAKTGISEEFGAREISRIIASKIKPLLVDEILFGKLSGGGNCTVDLIDENFRLKIN
- a CDS encoding zinc-ribbon domain-containing protein, producing the protein MEDKKLICRDCGDEFIFTEGEQEFYKEKGFENEPTRCADCRRAKKQQNNR
- a CDS encoding Lrp/AsnC family transcriptional regulator; its protein translation is MEEILEILEKNSRYTDEQIAVMVGKTTEEVRDAIRDYEEKSIIAGYTTLINWENTGSETVTALIEVKITPQRGEGFDKVAERIYKFSQVKACYLMSGGFDLTVIVEGKTMKQVALFVSEKLAVQEYVLSTGTHFVLKKYKDHGTIFKEKKLDDREAIFI
- a CDS encoding aminotransferase class I/II-fold pyridoxal phosphate-dependent enzyme → MILESMIKEYVKDMPPSGIRKYFDIINEMDDVISLGVGEPDFVTPWNVREAGIYSLEQGHTHYSSNAGMIELRTEIAKYLHRRFDLNYNPEDEILVTVGGSEGIDIVLRALVGPGDEVIVPEPSFVAYKGCTAFTGATAKVLDLKAKDEFKLTPEALEAAITKNTKVVIIPFPNNPTGAIMTRDELVGIVEVLKDKNIIVISDEIYSELCYGEKHVSIASFPEMRDKTLVINGFSKSYAMTGWRLGYLCGHPTLISQMKKIHQYAIMSAPTTAQYAAIEALKKGDDSVQEMCREYNRRRRVLLDGFKKIGLDCFEPLGAFYIFPSIKSTGITSDEFCEQLLISEKVLVVPGNAFGDCGEGFIRVCYASSMDDIIEALKRIERFVNNLK